In Candidatus Contubernalis alkalaceticus, the genomic window TTATATTTTTTATTGCTTCCACAAGGGCAGGACTCATTTCTACCTATTTTCCCCATAGTTCGATTCTCCTTACGCTTCTTATTTCTTAATGCTCTGCCTCGAAGAGCATTGACTTTATAATGCAAATTAGTTAATAATGTATATAATTGACCTTTAGTGCAAGTGGTCAGTTATGTCATTTCTACTTATCATTTGTGTTCTTCTTGTTAGAACCCTTGTATTCGCTAATTGGATATCGCTTTTTATTAATTTCCACCTTACGGTTCAATTCATACGACAAATCAAAGTTATATTTTTGAGCGAAGCGTAATATAAAAAAAAGGATGTCTGCTAGCTCCTCTCCTATTTCAGTTCTTATAGTTTCGTCAGTTAGCATATTATCAACTTCTAAATTTGACTTAAATCTAAATAACTGTAATAATTCTGAAGCTTCCGTAACGATACCAATAGATAAATCTTTGGCATTATGATATTGGTCCCAATCTCTGTCTTCACAGAATGTTTTTATAAGTTTATTTAATTGGTCTATGTTTAAATGTTTTTCCAATGGTGCCTCCTGTAACTTCAATATGATAAATAATAAGGAATATATTTCTATATTCCACTTTATTATCCTTCTTAAATAATTTACATACAATAATGCATATCTAATTTAGAACTTCTGTTCTAAATACCATTGAAGTGACCTCTTTACCCTCAACGATTCTTTTCACAATAACAATTGGCTCAAACTTAAGAATTCCGATATCAACAATTAAGCCGCTGGGTGCTTTGGCATAGTTGCGGATTTGTGGGGTTTCTTTGAGCATGTTTTTAATAAAGTCGTCTGGTTCTTTTTGATCATTTCCAAGGATATGTTTGATTTTCTCAAAAAAAAGCTGTTCGTCAGTGATGTCGCAGAAATAATAACCCCGGCTTATGGGTTTAAGGCTATATTGGTGTAGGGGGATTACCAGGTCGGTGGAATAATAACCGGGTGCTTCTTCCGCTACTATTTGTATTTTTTCTCCTACAAACAACTCTCGAATAGAGGTTAATTTCTTATGATAGAACCTTGATGATTTATTTATTTCTTTCAGTTGAGCTAAAAGCTTCTTTCTTAGGGATTCTCTAACTTTGCTGTCAACGCTAAAATCAGCAGATATCATTGTTTTTGCCATTAGAAGAAGCTTTTCAATCTCTACATCTTTAACAGGCCCAATATCATCTTCCCCGGCCAAAATTTTATCCAGGTATGCCAGATAAATACTTGCTTTTTCCTCAACTTTCATAGATGTTCACCCCCTGGCTTTCCAGAATAATTCGCAGCCGCCGCATGGCCCGAAACAATATAACACCGGTATTACTTTCACTAATGCCGATAAGTTTGGCAATATCTCTGTTTGAGTGCCCGCTCCAGAACTTCAATGCTATAATATCTCGTTCCCGTTGATTTAAAGAAACTAAAGCCTTTAATAAATGCTGTTTTGTTTCATTAAAAGCTGTGATCTCAGCAGGATCAGGCTTAGAATCAATGATATCCGCAGTTAAATTGAGGGAAGTAAAATTGGTCCGATTACGACTGCGATAATAATCAGTTATAGTATTACGAGCAATACTAAAAAGCCATGCGGAGAATGCCGCCCTTTCCGGTTGATAGTGTCTAATTTTAGAGAATAATTTTTCAAAAATCTGACTGGTTAAATCTTCAACAGCATTGATGTCGGCAACACGGTATTGTACATATAAATTCGAGGAAAATAATAGTTATAAAGCTCAGTAAAGGCACTATCATCATCAGCCTGGGCAATTAATGAATTTTCTTCTGTTTGAGACAGCAGAACTATCCTTTGTAAGCACCTCTTTCAAAAAAAACCATTTAACAGGTACTTACTTCATCGACAAATTATTTAAAAAGTTTAGCAAAATATTGTTCCAGGTTGCAGTTTTAAAAAATGTTGTCAAATAAAACAAGGTTCATGCGTTTTAAATTATTCTTCATTACTTCCAAATTTAAAGGTGAAAATTGATATTGAATAGAATATTAATTTAACAAAATGTGAGAAATAGCTTTAAATAATCCAGTGAAATGAGGAGATAAAAAATATGGAAATAATCCTCAGCCTACTTATTGGAATTGGACTCAGCGCGACTTCGGGTTTCAGAGTTTTTGTACCTTTATTAATTATGAGCATTGCTTCACTGTCTGGACATCTGGAGTTTTCCCACGGTTTCCAATGGATTGGTTCTTACCCTGCCCTTGTAATATTTTTAGTGGCAACCGTTATAGAAGTTCTGGCATATTTTATCCCGTACCTGGACAATATTTTGAGTCTAATAAGCTCACCTGTATCTGTAATTGCCGGCATTATTATTACCGCTTCTGTGGTTACAGGAATGAGCCCCCTTCTTACCTGGACACTGGCAGTTATTGCCGGTGGGGGCTTTTCACTGGCTGGAAAGGTTACCAGTAATGTGGTTCATACCGGTTCTACAACAATGACTGGAGGAAGCGCTAATCTAGGAGTTTCCTTTGTGGAAACGGTTATTTCCACGGTAATGGCAGTACTATCGGTCTTATTTCCCCTGCTGGTGATTCTATTTGTAGGGATCATAGGGTGGGTTTTAGCAAAAATGATGAAGAAGATGAAGCCTGGTTCCAGCCAGGACTTTACTTCACCTTTGAAACCCTGGGCTTACAGCTCACCTCTGCGTCCAGCGCTTCCATGATAATTGCAGGAGTTCCCGCGGCCGCTTCTCTAATGGCCAGCCTCTTTCTTAAGGAAAGATTAAACCAGCGGGAATGGACAGGCATATTGTTGTCTGTGGCCGGGGTAGTGCTGCTGGCTTTTTTCGATGACAATCCCCAATATGCGGTTAGTTCTGTGAAGGGTAATTTCCTGGTATTTCTGGCGGTTATTTCTGCTGCCGTATACATGGTCCTGGCTCGACGCTTAACTACGAAAATTTCGGTTATGAACATTACTGCATACCAGTTTTTTTACGGTGGTTTATTTTTTCTTCCGCTGTTTTTGCTGCAGTATAATGCCATGGATTGGCTGCTCATAGAACCGGCAGCCGTGGCAGCACTGGGGTTTTTGATTATTCTATCTACTGTTGCCGCTTTCCTGGCCTATAATTATGCATTATCAAAAATTAAAACTTCTCATGCCGCTGTTTTCATTAATGGAATACCTCTGGTAACTGTGCTGACTGCAGGCGTCGTTTTGGGTGAACAGCTGGGATATCTGCAGATTCTGGGGGGATTTATTATCATCACCGGAGTAACCCTTACCAGCTTGAGGACCAAAAGAACGAAAGAAGAACATGCTGTAATGCATCAAAAAAACGAGAATAAGAAGTTATAATTCTTTTAGAAAGGATGTTTGTAAAATGCGGGTAAAAATATTTGGTTCATTTTTTACGGTCAAAGAGTTGGAGAATAAAATTAATGATTTTTTAAAACAAAACGAAGATAAGATTGAAGTTATTGACATCAAAATGTCAGGTACTTTTGGCAGCCTCTATGCCACGGTAATCTATAAGCTTATCTAATAGTGTTCCTGTCACTCCGGCCCTCTTTGTAAAACAACATATATAAGAAAGGTTTTTTATATTTTCAAAAACGATATTAAAGGTGTTTGTTGACAAATAAAACTGGGGAGGTTCACCGAGGCTTCATCTAAATGAGCATTTACCTTAAAAAATCCAGCACTTTTGTAATAAAGTTTTTTGCTGTATACGCATCATGCCCCAGGTCGGGATATATTAACAGCTGGTTGTCTGGTATATGTTCAGCCATTTCCTGTTGTACTTCAGCCCCTCCAACAATTTTGTCTTCCCCTCCTCCAGCTATCAGGGTGGGGCATTTTATTTTACTCAGTTCCGGATAGGCGTTGTGGGTGATACATGAGTTAGCCTGAATCAGATAACGCTCCTTCGAAACTGGTTTTCCTGTTCTTCTTATCAGCCAGTAAAACGGCCGCCACTTCCTCAGAGCTTTTTCGATGTAGGCTTTTTCCATGGTATCCACCGCCAGGTCCCCATAGCGTTCATTTTCTGCCATGTCTATCCAGTTTACCACAACTTTTTGTATGGTCTGGTTTTGACGGGAAAGTGTAACCACAAGCACTAGTTTTTTGACTTTTTCTGGGGAATCAATGGCAAGCCATTGAGAAATCATCCCTCCCTGGGATACGCCCATAACCACAGCATTGTTTAAATTTAATATATCCATGGCGGCTGCCTGGTCCTGAGCCATCTCTCTGGTAGTCATCCCGGGCTTAAGTTGATTTTTACGGCTAAAAATCCAAACCCGGTATTCCTTGGCAAAGCCGCGATACATAAGCCACATTAGCATCCCCGTACCCTTAACCGTCTTGAGGCCGTCGGAAAGACCGGGGATGATTATTAGAGGCTTGTTCCCTTTCCCCAGGGAAACGTAATGCATATTGCTGTCTTCAATCTGCAGGACGCCTTCTTTGATATGAAACATCCCTGTACGCCGCCTTTCTTTTTTAATAACTCCATCTGCAAATTTAATTAAGCATATCCAGCGGTATTTCCACAGTTACGGTACCGATATCATCATAAGCCCAGTATCCCATATTAATCAGAGCTACAGCTGTGCGGTCCGCAGGAAGCTTCCATTGGATTTTCCAGCTTCTTTCCTGTATTTCCTTCGGTTCTTCTCCGGGAAAAACGAATCTGGCTGTGGATTCTGATTGGCCCGTAACCTCTGGAAATTCCGTCATATGTATACTGCCTTCATCGTCTATGACCTGCCAGTAACTTATTAAAAATGGATCCGGGTTCTTTTCATCTACCTCAACACTGATAACCGCCTTTCCCTTTTCATTATTTGTATCAAATTCTACTATCTTAACCCTGCGCCCATCCGGAGATTGTGAGGACCTGTCACCTTTAAATGGCAAAATTGTTTCTCCTTCATGAAACAATAAGCCAGACAGCCCGATGGTCACTACAGAGTCTTGGGACAGCCCTTCCAGGGGTTGAAAATGCACCTGATACTGCTCTTTCCAGGTTCCATCCTCCTGCAGAGTTCCCTGTCCCCCACCTCCTCTAGACCCTACCTCATTTCCGTCCAGTGAAAGGGTTACAAACCTGGATGACAGGTCAGGTCCATGAAAGTCTCCGTGATATTTTATTACTAGCTCTGTTTGGGTAGGAGCAAGCCGTAATTCTTCCACAGTAATCAAGCCTGCGGGGACTTCAAACTCTTTATTGATTAAAACACTCCTGGTAAGCTGGCTTAATGGTTCCCTGGTAACGGAGAACGATACCTGCCAGTTTCCTTTTATATCTCCGATACTTTCTATTATGAAGGTCAATATACCATTATATTCCGGAAGAGGGTCAAATTCCATGCTGCCAACGTAAACACCGTCTATAACATCTCCCCGGGCGCCCATGCCGGTAACAAACTTACTGCCGTTGAACAAAATCTCGTCAAAGTAAACAGGCTTTGGGGAACTGCCCTCCAGTGAATAAAAAACAGTAGTTTGAATGGGGTCAGCCAGCACTTTATGGATATTAACAGTATAACCCCTAGCCGTTGTGCTCACCAGTACTTCCTGAAACATATCGTGTTCCTCAGCCCATTCCCAACCCTTCTCTATTTCAGTCCATTCCCCAATATATCTGTTAATTATGGGTATATTTTCAGCGGCCCAGGTTCGTACTTCGGGAACATTCATAACCAGAACGGCGAACAACAATACAGCGGCTGCAGCAGTGGTGCTTATCCAAGCCAGCAGAGGTTTCTTTTTATTTCTTTCCATTCTGGACATTTTTTTTACATTTTCCTTGAGCATGTTTGAATGCTCCTGGGATAATCTACCCCCGGCAGCCCAGTCATTTAAAACTTCTTTGAATTTCATATCCATATCCCTATCAAATTCTATGTTTCTCATAACGCATCCCCACTCCTTTCCCAATTTTCTCGCAGCTGGGCCAGGGCCCGGTATAATCGGGATTTCACAGTACTTAAAGGGACTTCCAGTTCCTCCGCAATCTCACGCAAGGATAGATCAGCCAGATAACGCAGTATGACAACCTGACGCTGGTTATCACTCAATGATGCCAAAGTGAGCCAAACATCCTTGTCTTCAAATACTTTTTCCGGTGAAAGTAATGTCTGTAAAGCTTCTAAATACTGCTGTTAGGTGAAATGAGTATTCAGCAAACCCAGCAATTTTGGTGCGAACTGAAATGGCACGGGTCCGGCAGTAATCTGGCTGACATCACCGGCCAGATAGATATCCAGCGGCGGGCAGTAAAAAAGCCATGAACCGGAAGCTCCCGTGTGTCCAATTATCTCCGGTACAGGGCGGAATGGAGAAATAATACGCGGGATGCGAAATCGCATGATGCCAAGGCTGTACTCTATGGGCCAGCCAGGACCAATGGGACTTATGGAGAAGCCAAATTGATTCCACCCCTCTCTCATGAGGTTTATTGTGTCCGGGTCATCAAAAACTCCACCACTCACCAGTGCCCGCATAAATGTAAACAGATCGTTCACTGTGCTGTTTAAATCTCCAAAGGATCTCATAGCTTCAGGAATGTTCAGAGGCTTGTCTTGATAATAAACTGTGGCAGCCGGCTTCAGTGGTTTTTCCGGTGAGGTACCGGGATGGAAAGTCTCTTCCAGCCCCAGAGGTTTATAAAGCAATTCCTCAAACACGGCATGAATCGGCTTACCGGTTACTGTTTCGATGATGGCAATCAGCAGTTGGAAATTGGTATCGGAGTAGCGAATCTTTTTTTTCTCTGCATCTAGAGGCTGTGGAGCAAACAGCGGAGTGTTTACCCTCCGGACAACTTCAACGATTTCTTCAATGGTCCAGGTCCGGTCTCCCTCCTCCAGGATCCTATCAAACAGGCTTTTTTCTCCTTTGGGATGGATTTCTATATAATCAGGCAGGCCGGAGGAATGACCCAGCAGGTGTTGAAGGGTGATCTTGTCAGTGTAATCTACATCGTTTATTCTGTGCAGACCTTCAATCAAATCCCCCGGCAGGTAATCTGACATGGGATTATTAATAGAAATGCGTTTTTGTTCATGGAGTTTAAAGATTGTGGCTGCAATATACAGTTTTGTTACGCTGGCAATCCAGAACGGGGTGTCAGCTTTCATGGGGGTACCATCCGGATTGGCTTCCCCTTCGAATCCAATCCACCGGAAGGAGCGGTCTCCGCTTTCAACAGCAGCAATAGCGTGCTTTATATGTTTTTTTCTCATCAGGTTTTGCAGGAGAGCCTGCAGACGTTCGTCAAGATCACCTGATTTTGTTCCGGGTTTGACTTGTTTTTTTCCATCGCTGAAAGACATTTTCAGTATCTCCTTTCATGTATTCAATCTCTAGTTATATTTCCCTGCATGAATTTATTACCCAATGAATTCAGCAGCTCCTCTTTTGGTTTTTACATGATTGGCTGCAGAACATCATATTCGGCATTATTTTCATGAACTTGATAGGGGCTCAGTAAAAATCCCAGAACATTAAAATGTTTATCAAAACCGAAGACCTTCTTAATTTTAGCTTTTTTGCAAATGGCAAAAGAAGTACAGTCAGTGAAAGATAATTTATGGTCGGAAAAAATTTTAAATATTTCCCAGGCTTCTTCCACGATAGTCCTATCTACCCATTGAATTGATAACATATTCATTTGTTCCGCTTCTTTCCAGAGGTTCATTCCCTTAACTGCAGTATCGTGAAAATTATTATAATTTAACCAGGTTAGAGTTTCAGACATAACATAATTAGACGTATTTAATGGAATACCATCTTTTTTAAGTTTCATAAGATATTCCTTCGCTGCACTGTGATGCTCATCCTTTTTGTTCATACAGGCCAACCATCCCCCGGTATCTACAAATACTTCATTTTTCATGTTTTTTAGCTCCATATATATAATGATCATGATTAGTTGATCCGTCGGTAACATCTGAACTAAATAGTCCAATCAATTTCAGTAAAGGGTCTTCATCTTCACCCTTTATTTGTTCTTCATTAATGAAATGCTTGATGGACTGACGGATAAGTTCAGATTGAGAGATATTATTTTTGTCAGCAATTTTTTTAATTTGTTCAACCAAAGCTTCTTCTAAATAAATCTGTTTGCGAATCATCAAATCACCTCCTGTGTGATGGTGTATATTATTAACATTATTATACACCACTCCCCACTCTGATATTTATTTTTCAATAAAAAACTCTCAGTTAAGACGCAGTCAATCGTTGATTGCCTCGATGCCTAGCCGCTTAAGCTTGTCAAGGTGATCTCGCATGCTTTTGAGCTTCTCCGGAGAGTGCCCCTCCCAGTCCAAAACCTCGCTCATTACTCGTAGTGGGTGTTGGTTTCGGTAGGATCTCGTTGGATTCCCCGGAAACTTCTTGTCCGTCAGATTGGGATCATCCTCAATGGGACCTGTGGGCTCTACACAATAGATTCGACCCGGCCCGTCGCCCGCTGCCAGTTCAGCTCCCCACGTAGCCGCATCCAATGTCGCAGTCAGATAGACGTAGTTAGCCTTCTTTCTCTCGCCATAGTTAGAGCTATAGCCAGGTTCCAGCATGTCCCCCGCCTTCAGGTCGGCTTTTGTGCCGTGGTAGAAAGGTCCGGGATCCATTGTACTGAACGGCTTCCGTTCGTTCTTCATATTCATTTCTGTCTTTACCTCCCTTGGGAAACAGTGTGTTGCCATTACCCACTCCTCGAATATCATAATTTATTGGCAAATATCTTTACACGATTGTTATTACATCAATAACATAAAACCAGCTTTCAGTTTGTCAAGTGGGCTGAAGCGAACCAAATAAAGAAGTTAGTAATTGGTGATGTGGAAGGGGTTCAGCGAAACACCAAGGTAGGGAAGGAAAATGGTTTGAATTCATATCTGAAAAATAATTACTGGAAGAAGAAATACAGTGGTAATCATACTGAGCAAACGGATTCTCAAAAAAGATTACTACAGAATCTATATGAGAGAATTGTACCCTGCTCATACGCAGGGATTGGTGCTGTCCTGGGGGCAGTACCATCGGTGAATTATTTATCATCTGGTATAAAAATTGCCGAGCAGTAATTTTAATCGTTTTCATCTCTACCTTCAGTACAAAGCTCATCTAAGTATCCATCATCAAGAGCCGAACCCCTATTCTTATATGGAACTGTCCGGGGTCTACCCATTTTATAATTTTTACATGATTTTGGACCATAACAAAAAGATTCAAACCGGTATTTCTTAATATTTCTATCAAAATCCCATTGAATTTCAACATTGGCCATATTTGCCCAAATGCATTTAAAGCATTTTGTTTTCCACAAACTTTTACTTAATAATCTAGCTCCTCTTTCCTCATAGATTTGCATGGTTGGGGGCACCATTATCCATGGTGGTGATAGTACTTCAATAGTTTCATTTACTCTATCCAAAAGTTTTAATGAACCTGCCCTATAATAATCTGCAAATTCTTTTTCATTATATTTTTTTGTCCATGCTGTGCCTTCGAGCAAATCACCTATCCGAAACAATCCTTTTAACTGCTGTTTTTCAGAAATTGCGACTGTAAACTGCTTTTTGTAGTCACTACTTTGCCCTTCGATAAATAAGTTGTATCCTAAATGATAATGTGTTCTATTATCTGTGAGATATCTCCAAACTCTTGTTCTTGGTTGAATAGATATAATTTTTCCTGTCCAATTTACTTTTGAAGAAATATTTTCAGAGTTATATTTTACCATTGCTAATCACAATCCTTAACATAAAAGTAATAACTCACTACCTAAATTATCTCGGCGAAATGGAACAAACGTTTGCATTTATTTGACTTTTAGTGCAAGTAGTC contains:
- a CDS encoding SEC-C metal-binding domain-containing protein codes for the protein MGKIGRNESCPCGSNKKYKNAVLISLIRVI
- a CDS encoding nucleotide pyrophosphohydrolase, which codes for MEKHLNIDQLNKLIKTFCEDRDWDQYHNAKDLSIGIVTEASELLQLFRFKSNLEVDNMLTDETIRTEIGEELADILFFILRFAQKYNFDLSYELNRKVEINKKRYPISEYKGSNKKNTNDK
- a CDS encoding sigma-70 family RNA polymerase sigma factor, with translation MNAVEDLTSQIFEKLFSKIRHYQPERAAFSAWLFSIARNTITDYYRSRNRTNFTSLNLTADIIDSKPDPAEITAFNETKQHLLKALVSLNQRERDIIALKFWSGHSNRDIAKLIGISESNTGVILFRAMRRLRIILESQGVNIYES
- a CDS encoding DUF4126 domain-containing protein yields the protein MEIILSLLIGIGLSATSGFRVFVPLLIMSIASLSGHLEFSHGFQWIGSYPALVIFLVATVIEVLAYFIPYLDNILSLISSPVSVIAGIIITASVVTGMSPLLTWTLAVIAGGGFSLAGKVTSNVVHTGSTTMTGGSANLGVSFVETVISTVMAVLSVLFPLLVILFVGIIGWVLAKMMKKMKPGSSQDFTSPLKPWAYSSPLRPALP
- a CDS encoding DMT family transporter, whose product is MGFSKNDEEDEAWFQPGLYFTFETLGLQLTSASSASMIIAGVPAAASLMASLFLKERLNQREWTGILLSVAGVVLLAFFDDNPQYAVSSVKGNFLVFLAVISAAVYMVLARRLTTKISVMNITAYQFFYGGLFFLPLFLLQYNAMDWLLIEPAAVAALGFLIILSTVAAFLAYNYALSKIKTSHAAVFINGIPLVTVLTAGVVLGEQLGYLQILGGFIIITGVTLTSLRTKRTKEEHAVMHQKNENKKL
- a CDS encoding alpha/beta fold hydrolase, which gives rise to MFHIKEGVLQIEDSNMHYVSLGKGNKPLIIIPGLSDGLKTVKGTGMLMWLMYRGFAKEYRVWIFSRKNQLKPGMTTREMAQDQAAAMDILNLNNAVVMGVSQGGMISQWLAIDSPEKVKKLVLVVTLSRQNQTIQKVVVNWIDMAENERYGDLAVDTMEKAYIEKALRKWRPFYWLIRRTGKPVSKERYLIQANSCITHNAYPELSKIKCPTLIAGGGEDKIVGGAEVQQEMAEHIPDNQLLIYPDLGHDAYTAKNFITKVLDFLR
- a CDS encoding DUF4179 domain-containing protein encodes the protein MRNIEFDRDMDMKFKEVLNDWAAGGRLSQEHSNMLKENVKKMSRMERNKKKPLLAWISTTAAAAVLLFAVLVMNVPEVRTWAAENIPIINRYIGEWTEIEKGWEWAEEHDMFQEVLVSTTARGYTVNIHKVLADPIQTTVFYSLEGSSPKPVYFDEILFNGSKFVTGMGARGDVIDGVYVGSMEFDPLPEYNGILTFIIESIGDIKGNWQVSFSVTREPLSQLTRSVLINKEFEVPAGLITVEELRLAPTQTELVIKYHGDFHGPDLSSRFVTLSLDGNEVGSRGGGGQGTLQEDGTWKEQYQVHFQPLEGLSQDSVVTIGLSGLLFHEGETILPFKGDRSSQSPDGRRVKIVEFDTNNEKGKAVISVEVDEKNPDPFLISYWQVIDDEGSIHMTEFPEVTGQSESTARFVFPGEEPKEIQERSWKIQWKLPADRTAVALINMGYWAYDDIGTVTVEIPLDMLN
- a CDS encoding serine hydrolase domain-containing protein, translating into MSFSDGKKQVKPGTKSGDLDERLQALLQNLMRKKHIKHAIAAVESGDRSFRWIGFEGEANPDGTPMKADTPFWIASVTKLYIAATIFKLHEQKRISINNPMSDYLPGDLIEGLHRINDVDYTDKITLQHLLGHSSGLPDYIEIHPKGEKSLFDRILEEGDRTWTIEEIVEVVRRVNTPLFAPQPLDAEKKKIRYSDTNFQLLIAIIETVTGKPIHAVFEELLYKPLGLEETFHPGTSPEKPLKPAATVYYQDKPLNIPEAMRSFGDLNSTVNDLFTFMRALVSGGVFDDPDTINLMREGWNQFGFSISPIGPGWPIEYSLGIMRFRIPRIISPFRPVPEIIGHTGASGSWLFYCPPLDIYLAGDVSQITAGPVPFQFAPKLLGLLNTHFT
- a CDS encoding type II toxin-antitoxin system VapC family toxin, giving the protein MKNEVFVDTGGWLACMNKKDEHHSAAKEYLMKLKKDGIPLNTSNYVMSETLTWLNYNNFHDTAVKGMNLWKEAEQMNMLSIQWVDRTIVEEAWEIFKIFSDHKLSFTDCTSFAICKKAKIKKVFGFDKHFNVLGFLLSPYQVHENNAEYDVLQPIM
- a CDS encoding ribbon-helix-helix domain-containing protein gives rise to the protein MIRKQIYLEEALVEQIKKIADKNNISQSELIRQSIKHFINEEQIKGEDEDPLLKLIGLFSSDVTDGSTNHDHYIYGAKKHEK
- the arr gene encoding NAD(+)--rifampin ADP-ribosyltransferase, whose amino-acid sequence is MNMKNERKPFSTMDPGPFYHGTKADLKAGDMLEPGYSSNYGERKKANYVYLTATLDAATWGAELAAGDGPGRIYCVEPTGPIEDDPNLTDKKFPGNPTRSYRNQHPLRVMSEVLDWEGHSPEKLKSMRDHLDKLKRLGIEAIND